The genomic region TTATCTTCAGAATCAACAATTTCTATTATTATTGGAAGATTTTCAGATAACTCAACAAGTTTATTAGTGTGAATTTGAAAATGTGTTCCGTACCCCTCTATTGCCTTTATTATAGTAGCTCCATTTATTTTTAGTTCCCTAGCTTTAAGAATAATATATTCATATAGAGGTTTACCCTTATAGTGATCTGCTTCATCAAGAAAAATTCTTAGTAACTTAGAGTTAACAAATTTTTCAAGCATTTTAAACTCCAAAAACCTTAATTAATAATAAAAAAATATTTTTAAATCTTTTTTATTATTTGTAAAAAAACTTTAGATAATAATATCCCAATAATAACTGCGATTAATGCAAATAAATTGTTTAATAAAAAATTAAAAAATGCTTCTTTATACTCTTTTTCTTTTATAAAATTGAATGTTTCAATAGCATAAGTTGAAAATGTTGTATAAGCACCAAGAAAACCAGTAAGAAAAAAAACTCTTAAATAAGATGGTATAGTAATCTCCTCAAAAATAGAATAAATAAAGCCAATTAAAAAAGATCCTGTTACATTTACAAAAAGAGTACCTAACGGGAATATTTCACCAAAAAGAATATTTAATTTTTTTGAAATAAAATATCTTAAAATAGTCCCCAAAATTCCACCTGTTGCAACAAATAAAATATTTTTCATCAATAAATACCTTAAATAAATAATTGTTTTTTCAAAAACTATTTACTCAATA from Spirochaetota bacterium harbors:
- a CDS encoding DUF190 domain-containing protein, which produces MLEKFVNSKLLRIFLDEADHYKGKPLYEYIILKARELKINGATIIKAIEGYGTHFQIHTNKLVELSENLPIIIEIVDSEDKLDNFLNTIEPILKEVLITIEDVKFFKINK
- the crcB gene encoding fluoride efflux transporter CrcB, with amino-acid sequence MKNILFVATGGILGTILRYFISKKLNILFGEIFPLGTLFVNVTGSFLIGFIYSIFEEITIPSYLRVFFLTGFLGAYTTFSTYAIETFNFIKEKEYKEAFFNFLLNNLFALIAVIIGILLSKVFLQIIKKI